In Lolium perenne isolate Kyuss_39 chromosome 5, Kyuss_2.0, whole genome shotgun sequence, the sequence ccgaagaggcagaggaggagtccatggttgcagaggaggggAGTTTTGATTGCTAatgtggagcaagaggatgaggaggcgaactgctcggatgcggttaaataaaggggatatagtggaagatgattcaatgctgtggcGATTTCCGAGggtgcggtgccaaaactgtcaaatcgtgcagtacggagaagttgagaaggcaaggcatcatgatggaagggcactgtagcggttctgctctgcaacgcgtaacccgatgaagaaaaacagagtggttttggaattattattgccaaaaccaggggggcatgtgttatagcCGGATTTTAGCCACATTGGgagttgggccgtgattgagatgggcttagaggatatgcacataaagtgtttctgaatcggcctcctgcgagagtttgggctagattgcccgtgtatctgtacattatggtagattacgtctcagttagaattaagagatagagattagttcgtacacagttaggtttattccaaagatagaaagtccacggactataaatatgtacctagggttattgaggaaaaggacgatcacgttcacaacaaacacaatctaggcgcatcgccaccccttgtttcgagggtttcttccgggtaagcgccatgctgcccagatcgcaagatgcgatctgggcagtatcagtttattcgttattttgtgttgctcgtactgaagccttgttgatggcgagtaacaccgttatcatggatgtgttggggctaacatcgatacttttttgatatgtttgcttagttaggctacccctacatatctagctgcctttgcacaaGGTAGCAGCTTGcttggtctttatttagtagatctgatctgttatggttgttccttgttctccaaggattagtttgatatccgcatggttaggccttgcaaacgggttgaatgatccagtagtgcgtaaggtatggtttgccgatcctagaggagTTGTTCCGAGAATCGaccctatgttggtttttaggccttttctaggactagttttctgttatctttcgtatctgccaggctcaactacgtgtaggacgttccgattacgcggtgaaaaccctagactgtcgtaggtcgatttaacttggttttgataaagcaggacccccatgttatcgtagatccaatacgaaccatgggtcgatcggctccttgagccgattcacagggtaacctgagagccgatcgaggctcggatttaatgtttacgtgtctgccatgcaggaaagtaattgaagcaatccatcaccttcctgaccaggtataggtcaggtggcacgccctcgcaacagccaggacgtgtgccagagttttgcgggccgttgcccgagggaccagggcccaccagcagttctgggagcctcccggctcttcgtgttgctcgtcgctgctcgccggtgggttttggcaggcaacaacacTATGTTCTTCACTTTGTCATCCTCATTGCTTTCTTCGTCGTCAATCATTATCcgcaatccatctctttgtgtgaCTCTTGAGCATGGTACGTATAATTGTCCATGCGTGAAAACTTGTTTCTGTAGATACAACCCTACCTTTTTTAGAGATTGCCCCTGACTCTTGTTTATTGTCATAGCAAAACAGACAGAGAATGGCCACGGTGATTCAGTTGGCGACATGATTATTCTTGGAATATATACCTTGTCACCAACATGTGTTCCTGTTATTATCTGGGCTTCGATGAATCTTTTTCCAAGCTGAGTAATTGTCATCCGTGTACCATTGCATAATCCGGCACTCTGGTTGATATTACGCATGAGCATCACTGGTAGTCCTATTTTTAGTCTTATTTCGTGATTTGGGATTCCAGGAAACTTTAGCCCGTTTAGAAACTCTTTTGTACACATCATATCGTCCGTATCATCATTTAAAGTTGTAGCTTTGCATACTGTGTCGCAACTTCTATAAATCGTGTCCTCCCCTTCTAGACAATCCATTATGTACTCATTGATATCCCTTactgtttcatttcttggatataAGATTGCTCTTTCTTCCAAAAATTCTTGATCTCGATATCTTTGTCTTAAATTTGGATATATGCTTTCCACGAGCGTTTCCTTTGGGTCATGTCCTTTGTTCAATAGTATGTCTTTTGGTATTTTTATCCAATCCTCACCTTCTGATGATGTTGTTGTTCTATCGCCAATATTTAAAATCCAGTCTGCAAATTGTGCGATTTTTTTTCTTCTCAGTCTCATTATCTGTCATGCTATTGAGTCGCATGTTCTATGTAAGCTTCAAGATTTGAAAGTGGTTCCAAAGGTAAGACCTTTTGATTGATGCACTGACTATATTGTGTCTTCTTCCCTTTGGCAGAACCGGAAGAATCTGGCGGAAGTCCCCTCCTAGAACAACGGTCATGCCACCAAATGGCTTCTTGCCGCTGTTCTCATTCGTATTCCTTAGTATATCCCTTAGGCTTCTGTCTAGTGCTTCAAAACATATCTTGTTTGCCATGGGAGCCTCATCCCATAGAATAAGTGATGTTTTAGTTATTAATTCTGCTAAGTCTGATCGTTGTTTGATGTCACAGGTTGACTCCTCTGTAAGGATAAGAGGTATGTGGAACCTTGAGTGTGCTGTCCTACCACCCTGTAGAAGCAATGCTGCAATCCCGCATGATGCCACTGCCAGTACTATCTTGCCCTCGGAACGCAATTTTGTTGTTATTGCTTTCCAGAGGTAAGTCTTTCTTGTACCACCATATCCATCTACAAATATTTGATTTCCTGAATTCTTGTCTACTGATTTGATTATTGTTTGAAAGGCCTGTTGTTGTTCTAAGTTTAGATTATTAAAGATCCTACAATGTTCATCCTTCAGGGCATTCTTGTTGTAGTTCATTTCTTCATTGAGCAGCCTATTTCCAAGTTCTTTTAGAATTGAAGAGTTTGGCAGTTCGATTCCAGGGTATTCCTTAAGTGTTTTTCCATCCTGTCTCATTTGCTTCTCCATTTCTACCAATGCGTAGCCTTGCTTCTGTTTATCAGTTAGTTGAAGTGTAGGATAGTTCAAGATTTTTTCTGTTTGTATTCCATGTCTTCACTTAGAATTTCCCAACATGATTGCCACATAATCTTTGGATTTGTAACTTCACAGTGACATAAGATGGTTGTGAAAAGTTGTCGTAGCTGGTTTCCGATCGCCCAATTGGATGCCTCGTTAATGCAGTCTATCCACTCTTTGTCGTCATCTAGAAATCCTAATGCTTCACAAGCCGACTTGTATGATTTGTGGACAACTCCATTTACAGTTCTTATTTGTTCGAAAGATGTGCACCCTTTAACGACGTTAAGGAGCATTCTCATGTAGTATTTTTCACCACTTGCTGGATGCGCATAATAAATTCTTCCATCAGATCTTCCTTTTTTCCGCTTGGTGCATTTTAATTGTGCCCTCTTCCAGACCCATTTTGATGGGAACTGTGCATATGttaattctcttgcttcttcacACTCCTTGTTTGTTTGCATCCATTGTGTAAATTTAGTGATTCCTGTCCTTTCCTTGCTTACAATCTTTGTAAGGTCTGTAGAGTCTGAGAAGATAACTTGTTGCTCATTCTCCAGATGGAAAGGAAGCCTTTCAACACAGGGTTCTCGGAAGTGCATTTCATATTGAAATATCCTCCAGCATGCATCATATGCTGACATGTATGTGCACTCAAGGTATCTTTTTATCTCATCATTTTCTATCATGGTTGTTGCTTGGTCATTACCTTTGTTTATGTATTTGAAAAGATATTTTATTGACAGCGATCTGTTGCACACCTCAACGTTTATGTGAGCTTGATACTTGACCAGTAAATCTCTATTGTATGGTACCACGTATCTGTTGTCCAACTTGACCTCTCCCTTTTGTATGTATCTTCCATCTTCGCGTCTTCTATACATCGGGTATCCATCTTCATCAATGGTTGTATTTCTGTTATTTTGTTTTGGAAATTTTCTTATGCACTTGTTATCGACCATGCATGGTGAATTTGGATTTGCTTGCCCACATGGTCCATGCATCATGAAGTTCTCAACAGCTGCATATCCTTTTGGATCAGTTTCCTTGTCCGGGATTTCAgcacatgttatcttatctaccTCCTCAGGTTCAGGGCATCTGTTCTTTTCTTTCTTATGaaggaatatgactatgtgggcgTGCGGGAGGCCTCTCTTTTGGAACTCTATTGTGTATATAACTG encodes:
- the LOC127321589 gene encoding uncharacterized protein, yielding MRRRSPSDLELDSPLYRQNSSIHMNFTDMRTGRIWRKSPPRTTVDSSVRIRGMWNLECAVLPPCRSNAAIPHDATASTILPSERNFVVIAFQRWKGSLSTQGSRKCISY